The genomic window tcttcattctttggagtggaggctggacccaagaccctgttcctggtaaggctgttctaaaatctcttccttttaacTGACACAAGGCGAGTAAAAAGCTGActcaactgctggattttctgaaaaaaaaaaaaaaaaactaacctcaggagagactagcctcttgagagagacttccccaggtccttggcttgccaaggcctaaggactaactctccctaaTTGGGTTGAGGCAGGGgcctgagtaaattacttagtgcttaagctagatatcttaccctatcctctctctgatttttttacttcactctttcaacattttataaatcaattgtaaatcaatctctttggaatatatataaattcctggtgaccacactcttaaatattccagtccaacccttttaaaaaataacccctttccccccttacagtaCTATATTTACCTCAAGTCAACAAATGGCTAAGACTTTTGATTCATTATTCAAATTCACCTGGCCACTATCACTCCATTAATTACCTCTAAAATTACATTAGTTTTCTTGACTTAGGAGTATTATTGCTGACCCATATGAGCTTATTGTATGCTAAAATATATGCCTTTTTCACACAAACTGTAATTAAAGCAGTTATTCTCTGTCCTTTAATGGTTGATTCCTTTCTTGAAAATTAAGCGTGGGACTCTATAATTATCCCTAGTTATACCATAACCCATTAGTTCTGGACAGTTTTTTCAAAGTgttgaattttgttttgaatcCCAATTCTGTAACCCAACAACATGTTGGTGAATCCTTTCAGCTTGATACCATGTACTAATTATATGAACATGCTTTCTAAGTATTCAACCAATGCAACTTTAttctcatctattaaaatgaTAATAGATTTGAATTTATAGCagtatgaatttattcttttacttCAATTCTCCCATGATTCTTCCTTGTGATTAGGATGCACCTGATCCTTGATGTTATACCCATGAAACATACATTCTGGCAGCTTCTGCAAACTGAAACGGTTTTGACTATTGACCTCATGATGGACTTTATGCCTGTCATCTGAGGATCAGTCTACCTAAATTCAGAGAGTTTTATCACAAAGTTGGCAGCAGAGTGATGAAATTAGGGGCAGAgcaattttacacacacacacacacagatgctaTATTAGTCAAGGGAATCAAAGTTTcattaccaatgaaatcatagatcttgaAAGAATGATTTGTTAATTTAGCAGGCATTTATTTACTTGGTTCAGTCAATATCCTTTCATATATATGCCTGGAATTATTAGATGTAATCTGGTTTTAAGTAACAATTGATTATACTTTATTATAAAAGTATAAACAAGACACTATTTCATGAAATTGCTAGTTGTTAAGCTTGTGGacagaggcagcatggtatagcaGATAGTATTCCAGTAAAATCTGAGATTAAATCCAACCCTTATTAGATACTCTCAATGTCATAGTCTCATAGTGATGAGGTAACTCccttaagattataaattgcagggAGAGTTCTGACCTTCATTTGGTAAAGGATGAAGAGGCACTATGGTAAAAGGAAGATAGCACTGGACTTAAAATTAGAAAGACTTGGGTCTTATATATCATGAAGGTTTTTCCCAGAAGTTTGCATGTTCTAGGAACTTATACCAAGTGAGAAGAACTTCAGGTATGGGCTTGATGATGGACTCTATGTTGATGTCTGAAGGCTAGTCTCTGTGATCACCAGGTTGACTACAGGGAGATGGATCTTTCAACCAGAGCAACTGTTAAAGGTCATCTACTAAATTACCAAGGAGTTGTGATATTGCCACAGTGCAACCATACCAATGTAATTGTAGATTGTTGAAGAATGGAATCATGCTTCTTGTATACATCCGACACAAACTGAATCTTGGGCTCTAATATAAGGACACCATCAACTTTCTCCAACCTTTACTCTGTTCCCAATTCATGTCACTTTGTTCCCTTTAtagaaaacaagaggaaaaccTTGTCCCTTATCTGTTTTGTCTTCACTCCATAAATAATTGGGTTGAGGGCAGGAGGGATGACAACATAGAGGTTGGCAAACATAATGTGGAAGGTGAGAGGTACATTGTGCCCAAAGCGGTGAGCAAGGATAGAGAAGAAGGCTGGGATATAGAACATAAGGATGACAAAAACATGGGAGCCACAGGTGCTTAAAGCCTTCTGACGAGCATCAAGAGAAGGGAGGCGAAAGACAGCCTTGAGAATGAGTGTGTAGGAGATGGCAATAAGGACAACATCTATGATGACAGTCATAATTGGCACACAAAAACCATACCAGATGTTAATGGAAATGTCAGCACAAGAAAGCCGGGCCACACCGATGTGCTCACAGTATGTGTGGTGGATAATGTGTGTTCGGCAGAAAGGTAGCCTATCTACCAGAAAAACACAAGGGACAAATACACAGAAGCTCCTGAAGGAGATGCCCACCATAATTTTGACAATGACCTGAGGTGTCAGGATGGTTGTATATCTCAGTGGCGAACAGATGGCCACATAGCGGTCAAATGCCATGGCCAACAAGATGGCAGAGTCTAGGACAAAACTATAGTGGAGGAAAAACAATTGAGTGAGACAGCTGGAGAAGGCAATTTCCTGAGGTCCAAGCCAGAATATGCTGAGAGTTTTGGGGACACAAGTGGAGGACAAGACAAGATCAGTGACTGTTAACATAGCAAGAAAGTAGAACATGGGTGCATGTAGGCTATGTTCCACAGTGATGAGGTACAGCAGGATGGAGTTACCTGCAATGGCCACAAGGTAGATGATGCAAAAAGGGATACTAATCCAGATGTGAAAGTCTTCCAGCCCTGGAATGCCCATCAGAATGAAGGGTCCTCTACTGAAGCTGCTCATGTTGAATGAGTCCATTGTTATTTGGGTTTAGATGGGTCTTGAGTGCTAAGGATAAATTATGATTGATCGTTAGGATGTACTAACTCATTTTCACATCTAAGCATGCTCTGTACTATTCCTCTTCCCAAAGATACTCTCcctatagattatatatattcgACCTGCCAAATCATTCAGTACTTCCTTGAATAACCTCTCTTAGCTGACTCTAGGAAGTGAAACTACAGGATCTCCCTTAGCACTCACCTTGGTTACACAGACTTAAGctattggaaaatatttagcaaTACATGTATATGAAACCAAGTTAACACATTGTCCTTGTTTGCcttctttatctgtaaacaaaGGGGTTCTTTTCAGGATTACTTTGTATTATTAGGCATAGTATCACATCAAAGATGTGACGAGCTTAACAATAATTTGGCTGATACATTGGAATCGGGGTAGGTGTGAGGGTGGGATCATCGAATATTagaatgagaaatgaagaaattttacacatcatctagtccaaccatttcattttatagagtagaaaattgaagaataaaggaagtgaaatgacttgctcaaggtcatacagatggTATGAAACTAGATTGAAATTTGAATCAAGGTactcagaaggaaaggagggagctgGAGCTAAGAAGTTATATTTATCTGTAAAGCTAGAAAAAGTTGGATAGTTGTGCTACCTATAGCTGCATACAGACCCTTAAAGTATTCAGCTATTCATTCTGGACCATTCTTCCTAAGTCTGACTTAATTTTTTGCTTAACACCACCAAGTTTTCCAACTTTTTCCATTGTTGTGTCCATTATTGTGTCCATGTACCTATATCACTAACCActttttagagaaaaaagaacCACTTCTCCTTATCAGTTATGTATTTATCCATAGATTGTGGGGTTGAGAGTAAGTGACATGACCAAATAGAAGTTGGCAAATAAAATGGGGGAACGTACAAGGGATGTATATACAACTAAGCCAAACTTTGTAGAACTCTATCTAGTCTTAGTCTGAAAGCCATATTCATATCATATAACATGAGTTGAGACTTGCTAGTTTAATCCCCCTTATACCTTGTACCTCTTCAGTGGCTTACTGAGTAGGGGATATGGTTATGACTCACCAAGGAGGAGAACTATGGGAGACACCAGAGGGCATAATATGAAGAATAAAACACCATTTATTTCTTGGGTAATGGTATCAAAAATGACCcagaccattctttttttttttccattgtctgTAGTATTGTTCAGAATCACAAATTGGAATAGAGAAGTTAACAATATTTTTAGTCAAAATGATGTTTACTACTATACTGTGTATTACAAATTTCTGAATAAGTTTCTATTAGTTCTCTTTAGGATTTCAATGGCCTTGTTATTGCAAATTAAATTCAAGATTTCaatatttaataaacttttaCAATGGACAAAGCACTACACTGAGTAAAAAACTGAGGATACTAAGATTAAGGTGTATGTCACCCTGGTGTTAGGAGTGCTCTATTTCAATCCTAACTCAAGATATTGATTAACTTGGACATTTGAAAGATACTTAACCTCAAATGGATTccatttcttatctgaaaaaagtatttttccccTAACTAATCCACAAGAGTCTTTTGAGTAAAgtataaatgtattatttatgaATAATAATACCATATATAATAATTTGAGATACACAAATGCACTTAATATTTTATCTCATGTGAAAAACATAatttctaccctcaaggaacttatgagatTAAGATATATACAAGAATATGTCATGATTGATCTGATTGATAATAAGGATGATCTAGACAAACTTCATTGAGAAATCTCAACAGGGAGAAATCACTTACAATATAGATATAAAGGAAAGTTTAATAAGTTAGGCCTGGAAGAAAGGATTTTAATACTTAATAATAGACTTTgatactttaatattttaaaggacTTTAATACTTAATACTTGGAGATGTGAGGTGGGCAATCTACATGAATAGGGAATTTGGAGAGGGCAGGCCCAGTTAGAGGAACACTGGATAATTGAGGTTAGTCAAAATATAGAATGCTAGCATGGTACTAAATTAGGTTagaaaattaatgatttcattttacTTACATTCTCAAGGAATGCAGAAATCATGTAataaagggagagaatatggaactcaaaataattaatactaattttgaaaaaatatattgggaaatatttaacaaaattttgaaatttttttttaaaaaagaaagtaggcTGAACCTATGGTGATGATGCTTGAAGGTCAGGTAAAATAATTTGCATTTGGTAAGCAATGGGGAGCTAATGAAGATTTTAGAGTAAATATGTGAAATAGTCACACTCATGTTCCAGAAAGATTATTTTGACTGCCTagcaaaagaaagggaagggaagaggcaggaggctGAACATTTAAGGTAAAGGATATTTCAATAGTCTTAGAGAGAGgtaataaggatttaaaataggATGTTTGCAAGGGCatggagaggaatgaagagatgaaaaattaCTGTGGTAGTAGAGTTGACAAAACCCAACAAATTGATTTGACAtcaatgagaaagagaaaagaataaaaagttgAGCTGAGATTTCAGAACTGGATGATTAGCAGGATAGTGGTATCATCAACAGAAATATGTGATCTGAGATCAGTATTAAGGAGGAGGGTAAATTTAGCTTTGTACATATTGAAATTGAATTGCTAGCATGGTGTCTGCCATATGTATATGTCCATTAGCAAGTAGGTAGTTTTGGGTGAGGTGTcaagaagtcctgaattcaaatttgacctcagatacatactagctgtgtttCCTTGGGtaattcatttaatctttctctgcctctgtttcctcaactataaattgagaataataatagtacttcccacacagggttgttgggaggatcaagtgaaataatatttgtaaagcacttagcaaggTGCCTGGTACATTGTAGATACctattcttgtttcttttcttggtctcttccttcctccctcctttctgccatcctcccttttttccttccagttGAAGGTCAAGAGAGAGAATGGATCTATAGATCAAAATTTGCAGGTCATCTGCATAGAGTTATGGCTGAACCCAAGGAAATGAACATATTGTTAAATGAGAGGATACAAACAATGTAATGGAGATGATGGCAGATCTCTTGTAGGAGAAAGgaagttttaaactttaaaatgggaaaaagaagataAACTGGTGGTCTCATAGTAGTCACAAGAAGgataaagacaattcaacaaacaGTCTCAAGAAGCAGACTAACAGTGTTGAATGGTCAAGGAAGGTCAAAACCATGAAGTGCCCATTGGCACATGAATacgttttttagaaatttttcagTGAATTATCTGACTTGAAGGGAGAGATATAGCCTATTGACTAGATAGTACCCAGGCTCCCAAGCTTACCCTCTTTCATCACCCTTTGGAAAAGGAGCTTATGAGTAGAACTAAgaattgaaggaaggaagagaagctgGAGAATAGACAACTGATGTCTAGCCAGCATTGGAGTTCCAATGAATCTGGATTGGGGGTAGTGTGGGAGATTTTGGGCGGGGGAGAAATCATTGATCCTCCCTTAatacatttctttcatttttatcttcccttttaaatgtaagctccctgagaacaggaactgcctttctttttctttttttttttgtattcccagcacttagcacagttcctggcacttaGGAGACATTTAATAATGTTTAGTGAATTATTGAATGGAATTTTATCTTCTCTCCTTGGGCCTCTTAACACAAGATGATTGTGtctctcaaatgagataacctatGAATGATACTTTGaagactttaaagtgctataagaaggggcagctgtgtggctcagtgggttgagagcaaggtacagagacaggaggtcctggtttcaaatgtgacctcagacacttcctgtgtgaccctgggcaagtcatgtaacccactgttgcttagcccttactgctcttctgccttagaaccaatacacactactgattctacgacagaaggtaagggtttaaaaaaataaaaataaagtcctaTAAGAATGCTATTCTATTTTCAAGGAGATGGTCAAATTACCCAATGGTTTATTTAATCACTTTAACTTCCTGTTCCCTTTAACATAAATGCTAAGCTTCTAACATATGAAGAAAGTGCTGgtcaacaaaaatgaaatatctttgccatactttatttttgttcatgtatatacatgaaagagaaaaaagagcttTCTTTGTTTTAGAGACAAGATATTTGCCTCTTGAGATCTAGTTTCAGCTGGCTCCAGCACAACCCTAATTATCCCCTAtattacaaaaaaggaaagtgaggctcagtgaggttaagtgacttgcccaaggacatactGTTGGTTATTTGAAATAAGATTTTAAATCATCTTCTCATATCTAAATCCAAGACTTTATTCACCATACTCCTAGGTACCTAATATTCACCTTCTGCTCAAAAACCTCCAGATTCCAGTGATAGGTTACTTACTACCTCCTTAGggagcccattccactttttttttgaaatttttatttttgagttgaAAGCTTCCTGTTTCAGCAGcttccaaatattattcaaatTATACTATTAGAACAAATTTAGCCACTTTCCCATGTTCTGTCTTCTTATAGCTttttgagctctctcttttttatatctctGAGAGGGCTTTTTGCATATTTACCAGCTTCACCTCCATGTGCCAGTGAATGACCTTTCCCACTTGGGACTTACCTCTGCCaaataaggcaataaaatatttcattctgtTCTTAATTAATATAACGTTTTTCACAAGCCCTAAAGAAAGTGCACTCCtggaatttggggaaagaaaatatcaacctctcactttagaatcacaacaGATTTATGTGATTTGTAAGGGGAGCATGAAAGCCATCTTGTCACATGTGAAAGGTTTGCATGTGGAAGAGGAATTAGCTTAATTCTGCTTAGTCCCAAAACATAGAACTAGGAGCAACATGTGGGAATTTTGAAGGGGTAAACTTGGGCTTGATGTAAGAATTTTCCCTAATAATTAGAACCAcccaaaagaatgaatgaaagagttGCTTTGGAAGTAGTGGGTTCTCCTTCCCAAGAGGACTTTAAGCAAAGGTTACATGAAAAATCATAAAGGATGTTATAGAAAGATTGTTTTCTAGGCATAGGTTGAATGAGACGGACTGAAGTCTACTCCAGGTCTGAGTTTCTGTGATCTTGAAATGAATGAGTTCATCCACCTGCATGGATCAGTCAACTTTCTCTTGTACCTATCATCCTTCTCTCTTAGTTCCAATTCCACTAAGAGACAATGTGAAAATGAATCATTGAAATCAGGTTTATTCTGTCAGCCTTATTATGTAGGAGAGTGTCCACAGGGTAACAAAATAATCAGTCTGGGATTCTATTGACATGTGTCTGTGATAGAAGTGTGTGCCTTACATAGAACCTAGGAAAATGAGTCTAAACAGGAAGGATATAACATTTTTCTCTAGTTCTTTCCAAGGAGAAAGACCCTGTATGTAGCAGATactagcaaaaactagaaaggtctatttaccctcattttccactcctgtaaaataaatatttaggacATCAAAATTTGTTATTCCTATTTGGTTTAATAATCTGTGGATCTTTAAATGTAgtctagttaagtgacttgcctaaagagAAGGAGTAGAGGGGCTAGAATTTGAATGAAgttattttgattctgtttgtgGTATCAACTTGTGCATGTAGACCTGATTGAGGTACACATTGATGTGTGTGAGTATGTATAAATTTCTTAGACCAATGAATCTCCTACCTATCTAATCCCCTTATATTTTCACTAGCAAAATAGCAAATAATTCTTGAACTTTATGAGGAAAAAACTGACTTCTCTAAGGTGCTTGTATCCCTTAAAGCATTTCATCCTAAAGTTGTGGATGTCACTTAATGCTTTTCATATAAACTATTGCGACAATTAAGAAAGCCACCACACAAATTGAGATAATTTGTGAGAATGTGtgttaaatacacacacatgttATCATCAGTCAGATGTGGGCACAGGCTCTCTTGCCATACTTTTACTTATTCTCCAATTGTGCTCACCTACCTGTAGTCCTTCAATAAACCTCATCCTCTATTTATTTTCTCACTCTCTTGAAGTCTGTTCATTAGATTCTCTTTCTAAAATCTTTCGTATTGACTTGAGCTAGAAAATGGGGATCTTTTCCAGGAAAGTAGTGACCGAAATGACTCTGTtgtcatttggttttctttccttcttcacccAAGCATAAGGAGCCTTGATGCTGGGGCTGGGTCTCAAGTTCACTATTTATTCTTTTCAGCTTCTACACCCCTTAGTCACTCAAGAGTCAATACTTACCAGACCCAGGTTTCAAGATGGGCATGGGGCCCCTGATAGAGGCCAGAGGTGCTGAAGAGTGCACAAAGAGACCCACAGACAGAAGGACAAAATCATTTATTCCTTTCCCTGGAGCCTCATGGGAGAGATTGCAAAATAAACAAGGTCTCTGGGGGCTTGATTCCTAGTGGAAAATATGAAATCAGCTTTGTTAAGTTTTTTCCTGCCTAGAAAATAGGATCTTTCATACCTGGTTAGTTTAGGGAATTGGCAAAAGGCGAATGAGCCTTAAAACGACTCTGATTGTGCCAGATGCCTGAAACAGAAGCCTAGGGGTCCTAAATCAGAAAGGTCATCTGGGATGCTGCCTCCATCATTCTCTACCCACTGCAAAGTGTGGATAC from Monodelphis domestica isolate mMonDom1 chromosome 4, mMonDom1.pri, whole genome shotgun sequence includes these protein-coding regions:
- the LOC100022881 gene encoding olfactory receptor 52H1-like — encoded protein: MDSFNMSSFSRGPFILMGIPGLEDFHIWISIPFCIIYLVAIAGNSILLYLITVEHSLHAPMFYFLAMLTVTDLVLSSTCVPKTLSIFWLGPQEIAFSSCLTQLFFLHYSFVLDSAILLAMAFDRYVAICSPLRYTTILTPQVIVKIMVGISFRSFCVFVPCVFLVDRLPFCRTHIIHHTYCEHIGVARLSCADISINIWYGFCVPIMTVIIDVVLIAISYTLILKAVFRLPSLDARQKALSTCGSHVFVILMFYIPAFFSILAHRFGHNVPLTFHIMFANLYVVIPPALNPIIYGVKTKQIRDKVFLLFSIKGTK